The following are encoded together in the Pleurocapsa sp. FMAR1 genome:
- the rplQ gene encoding 50S ribosomal protein L17 — MRHRCKVSLLGLPADQRKALLRSLATEIIRHGQIKTTKTRAKAVRSEVERMISLAKDGSLAARRRALGYIYDKDLVSELFKAVQDRYGDRQGGYTRIVRTKSRRGDNAEMAIIELV; from the coding sequence ATGCGTCATCGATGTAAAGTATCACTACTAGGATTGCCAGCCGATCAAAGGAAGGCTTTGTTACGTTCCTTGGCAACTGAAATTATTCGTCATGGTCAAATCAAAACTACCAAAACTCGTGCTAAAGCAGTCCGTAGCGAGGTTGAAAGAATGATCAGCTTGGCTAAAGATGGTTCATTAGCAGCTAGAAGGAGAGCTTTAGGCTATATCTATGACAAAGATCTAGTTAGCGAGCTTTTTAAAGCTGTCCAGGATCGCTATGGCGATCGCCAGGGCGGTTATACTCGCATCGTCAGAACCAAAAGCCGTCGTGGCGACAATGCAGAAATGGCAATTATCGAGCTAGTTTAA